From the Haladaptatus sp. DJG-WS-42 genome, the window CCGACCACGATACTATCATCGTCAATCTGAGCGGCCGTGGTGACAAGGATATGGAGCAGGCTGCCTCGTTGCTCGACCTCGGCGCATAACGGCACTCCGCTCGGGACAGTCGTCTGGCGTGGCTGGAAGGGATGACGTTCAGATATGTAAATTCCGCAAGAATGCGTGCGATTGTCGAAGATTTTTCGATAAACTCGATTAATTTTTGTAGTAGTGTTACGACCGGAGTGACAAGGTATCGCCAGTTTATTCAGGCTCCAACCAGGCACCCGGTGCCGGTCGCTGGCAGTCGTACCACCCGACAAACAATGCCACTGGACAAAAACCGGTTTAACGACCTCTGGGGGAATCTCAACGACGTCCTCGAGGAGTTTATCGAACCGCCCGATGGTGAACGCGAGTTGGGCGACGAGGAGCCACAGATACGTGACGAGCAGGCAGCACCAACCGCTGAATCACCCACTGAATCGCCGCTCGACCAGTTGATATCGAGCGAGTCAAAGTCGAAGGCGGAAATCGTCCTCGAAACCGGGATGACGCCACAAGAACTGCTCATCGAACTGCTCGATGAGTACGATGGCAAGATGCGCCAACAGCAGGTCGTGAATGCGACGGGGTGGTCTGAAGCCTCCGTGAGTCGCCTCCTCACGAAGATGGAGCACGCAGAACAGATCACTCGGGTGCAGATTGGCAACGAAAAAGTCGTCTTTCTCCCAGACCACGTCCCTGACGCGG encodes:
- a CDS encoding helix-turn-helix domain-containing protein, which translates into the protein MPLDKNRFNDLWGNLNDVLEEFIEPPDGERELGDEEPQIRDEQAAPTAESPTESPLDQLISSESKSKAEIVLETGMTPQELLIELLDEYDGKMRQQQVVNATGWSEASVSRLLTKMEHAEQITRVQIGNEKVVFLPDHVPDAAKHPFQRIADEEIRRERIVNRS